Proteins from a genomic interval of Mycobacterium conspicuum:
- the tsf gene encoding translation elongation factor Ts, whose translation MANFSAADVKRLRELTGAGMLDCKNALADSDGDFDKAVEALRIKGAKDVGKRAERATAEGLVAAKGGALIELNSETDFVAKNAEFQKLADEVVAAAAASKAGDVDALKTAKVGDQTVEEAIAALSAKIGEKLELRRVAHFDGTVETYLHKRAADLPPAVGVLVEYSGSDAAGAKDAAHAVALQIAALKARYLSREDVPEDVVASERRIAEETAKAEGKPEQALPKIVEGRLNGFFKDAVLLEQPSVSDNKKTVKALLDEAGVTVTRFVRFEVGQA comes from the coding sequence TTGGCGAATTTCTCCGCTGCCGACGTCAAGCGACTTCGGGAGCTGACCGGTGCCGGCATGCTCGACTGCAAGAACGCGCTGGCCGACAGCGACGGCGACTTTGACAAGGCCGTCGAGGCGCTGCGGATCAAGGGCGCCAAGGACGTCGGCAAGCGCGCCGAGCGGGCCACGGCCGAGGGCCTGGTCGCGGCCAAGGGCGGCGCGCTGATCGAGCTGAACAGCGAGACGGACTTCGTCGCCAAAAACGCCGAGTTCCAGAAGCTGGCCGACGAGGTGGTGGCCGCGGCCGCCGCGTCGAAGGCCGGCGACGTCGACGCGCTCAAAACGGCCAAAGTTGGCGATCAAACGGTCGAGGAGGCGATCGCGGCCCTGTCGGCCAAGATCGGCGAGAAGCTTGAGCTGCGCCGGGTCGCCCACTTCGACGGCACCGTCGAGACCTACCTGCACAAGCGCGCGGCCGACCTGCCGCCGGCCGTCGGTGTGCTGGTCGAGTACAGCGGCTCGGATGCCGCCGGGGCCAAGGACGCCGCCCACGCCGTGGCGCTGCAGATCGCTGCGCTCAAGGCGCGCTACCTGTCGCGCGAGGACGTCCCCGAGGACGTCGTGGCCAGCGAACGCCGCATCGCCGAGGAGACCGCGAAGGCCGAGGGCAAGCCCGAGCAGGCGCTGCCCAAGATCGTCGAGGGCCGGCTCAACGGCTTCTTCAAGGACGCGGTGCTGCTGGAGCAGCCGTCGGTGTCCGACAACAAGAAGACCGTCAAGGCACTGCTCGACGAGGCCGGCGTGACGGTAACGCGATTCGTCCGCTTCGAGGTCGGTCAGGCCTAG